A genome region from Bordetella genomosp. 10 includes the following:
- the ligD gene encoding DNA ligase D, producing the protein MDDTLKTYRAKRDFKATTEPADGGQAHPDAPAFVIQKHWASRLHYDFRLELDGAMKSWAVPKGPSLDPTVKRMAVQVEDHPIAYNQFEGTIPEGHYGAGKVIIWDEGTWTPLGDARKGYREGHLKFELHGVKLHGRWALVRMKGKSEKQPPWLLIKEKDDEARTDREFSVVDQMPDSVVPLRGDGGGKPRRAPAAKDAAGAVSAQGGGSPRQAEEIERASAAVPASPADPPGVPAALPETLQPQLATLYTGAPPTGQEWIYELKFDGYRILARIDNGDVRLYTRNGNDWTGRLPHLARALAKLPISDGWLDGEIIVPDDEGRPDFQALQNAFDSDRTKGIVYYLFDAPYLSGRDLRGVPLEERRGWLAKVLARGPGDPLRFSETFDAPPADLAASACQMGFEGLIGKRREASYVSRRSPAWIKVKCGQRQEFVIVGYTPPQGSRRGLGALLLAVNEKDGALRYAGKVGTGFDDAMLDRLYKRLSPMETDKPPARLSGRPAERSVQWVRPEQVAEVAFGAWTDGGHVRHAVFKGLREDKPASDITRERAVGEKDLKVPVAKADAEEDKTDKADKKAGTASATGTARAAKAKAEKANGMTGKSTSHGRRGKNAEDQDSGKGLRLTHPDRIIDASTGATKLDLARFYGLVAPLLLKHLDKRPVSLVRAPQGIDHELFFQKHLEAPMPEVRTLPEALYPGHPPLLEVPTPTAIMSAVQMNTVEFHTWNAVYTAIGTPDRMLFDLDPGEGVQWAQVVQAAELVHAMLDELGLKAWLKTSGGKGLHVVVPLRKQYGWDTIKDFSAEVTRRLARTLPDRFVSKSGPKNRVGRIFVDYLRNGFGATTVAAWSARSRPGLGVSVPITWDELGKVKSSGQWTIGNIQERLDVADSPWDDYAPQDVRPAMRVLGFKPNE; encoded by the coding sequence ATGGACGATACGCTCAAGACCTATCGCGCCAAGCGCGACTTCAAGGCGACGACGGAGCCGGCCGACGGCGGCCAGGCGCATCCCGACGCGCCGGCCTTCGTCATCCAGAAACATTGGGCTTCGCGCCTGCACTACGACTTCCGGCTGGAGCTGGACGGCGCCATGAAAAGCTGGGCCGTGCCCAAGGGACCGTCGCTCGATCCCACGGTCAAGCGCATGGCGGTGCAGGTGGAGGATCATCCCATCGCGTACAACCAGTTCGAGGGCACGATTCCGGAGGGCCATTACGGAGCCGGAAAAGTCATCATTTGGGACGAGGGCACCTGGACGCCGCTGGGCGACGCGCGCAAGGGTTATCGCGAGGGACACCTGAAATTCGAGCTGCATGGCGTCAAGCTGCACGGCCGCTGGGCCCTGGTGCGGATGAAGGGCAAGTCCGAAAAGCAGCCGCCCTGGCTGTTGATCAAGGAAAAGGACGACGAGGCGCGCACGGATCGTGAATTCAGCGTGGTCGACCAGATGCCGGACAGTGTCGTGCCCCTGCGCGGCGATGGGGGCGGGAAGCCGCGACGCGCGCCGGCCGCGAAGGACGCGGCCGGCGCGGTATCCGCGCAAGGGGGAGGCTCCCCGCGGCAGGCGGAAGAAATCGAGCGCGCCTCCGCCGCGGTGCCGGCGTCGCCGGCGGATCCGCCCGGCGTGCCCGCCGCATTGCCGGAGACGCTCCAGCCGCAACTGGCGACGCTTTATACGGGCGCGCCGCCCACCGGCCAGGAATGGATCTACGAACTGAAATTCGACGGATACCGCATCCTCGCCCGCATCGACAACGGCGACGTGCGTCTCTATACGCGCAACGGCAACGATTGGACCGGACGCCTGCCGCACCTGGCGCGGGCCCTGGCCAAGCTGCCCATATCCGACGGCTGGCTGGATGGCGAGATCATCGTCCCGGACGACGAAGGCCGTCCCGATTTCCAGGCCTTGCAGAATGCCTTCGACAGCGACCGCACCAAGGGCATCGTGTACTACCTTTTCGATGCGCCTTACCTGAGCGGCCGCGACCTGCGCGGCGTGCCGCTGGAGGAAAGGCGCGGCTGGCTGGCGAAGGTGCTGGCGCGCGGTCCCGGCGACCCCTTGCGTTTCAGCGAGACCTTCGACGCGCCTCCGGCCGACCTGGCCGCCTCGGCCTGCCAGATGGGTTTCGAGGGACTGATCGGCAAGCGCCGCGAGGCGTCCTATGTTTCCCGCCGCTCGCCCGCGTGGATCAAGGTCAAGTGCGGCCAGCGCCAGGAGTTCGTCATCGTCGGCTACACCCCGCCGCAGGGCAGCCGGCGCGGGCTGGGCGCCTTGCTGCTGGCGGTCAACGAGAAGGACGGCGCCCTGCGCTACGCGGGCAAGGTCGGAACCGGCTTCGACGACGCCATGCTGGATCGCCTGTACAAACGCCTGTCGCCCATGGAGACGGACAAGCCGCCGGCGCGGCTGAGCGGCAGGCCCGCCGAGCGTTCGGTGCAATGGGTCAGGCCGGAGCAGGTCGCGGAGGTCGCCTTCGGCGCGTGGACCGACGGCGGCCATGTGCGTCACGCGGTGTTCAAGGGACTGCGCGAGGACAAGCCGGCAAGCGACATCACGCGCGAGCGCGCGGTCGGCGAGAAGGACCTGAAAGTGCCCGTGGCGAAGGCGGACGCGGAGGAGGACAAGACGGACAAGGCAGACAAAAAGGCCGGAACCGCGAGCGCGACCGGAACTGCACGCGCGGCCAAGGCCAAGGCGGAGAAGGCGAACGGCATGACGGGAAAATCGACAAGCCATGGCAGGCGCGGAAAGAACGCCGAGGACCAGGACTCGGGCAAAGGACTGCGGCTGACGCATCCCGACCGGATCATCGACGCCAGCACGGGCGCCACCAAGCTCGACCTGGCGAGGTTCTACGGCCTGGTGGCGCCCTTGCTCCTGAAGCACCTGGACAAGCGTCCCGTCTCGCTGGTGCGGGCGCCGCAAGGCATCGATCACGAACTGTTCTTCCAGAAGCATCTGGAAGCGCCGATGCCGGAGGTTCGAACGCTGCCCGAGGCGCTCTATCCGGGCCATCCGCCGCTGCTGGAAGTGCCGACGCCCACCGCCATCATGTCGGCCGTGCAGATGAACACCGTCGAATTCCATACCTGGAACGCGGTGTACACGGCCATCGGCACGCCCGATCGCATGCTGTTCGACCTGGACCCCGGCGAGGGCGTGCAGTGGGCGCAGGTGGTCCAGGCCGCCGAACTGGTGCATGCCATGCTTGACGAACTGGGCCTGAAGGCTTGGCTCAAGACCAGCGGCGGCAAGGGGCTGCACGTCGTCGTTCCGCTACGCAAGCAATACGGCTGGGACACGATCAAGGATTTTTCGGCCGAGGTGACGCGCCGCCTGGCGCGCACGCTGCCGGATCGCTTCGTCTCCAAGAGCGGCCCGAAAAACCGCGTCGGCCGCATTTTCGTCGACTATCTCCGCAACGGCTTCGGCGCGACCACCGTGGCCGCATGGTCGGCCCGTTCGCGGCCGGGACTGGGCGTGTCGGTTCCCATTACCTGG